DNA from Palaemon carinicauda isolate YSFRI2023 chromosome 26, ASM3689809v2, whole genome shotgun sequence:
ACTTTCCTTTACCCTTTCTTTACAACAGTACTTTCTGGCATAAGATCGGCTAAATAACATGTTTACAATAATAAATTGCTTAATGTCTTTTCTTGAcggcacacacataatatatatatatatatatatatatatatatatatatatattcacctacgCTTGTATTGAACACGGATAACCAAGATATAACATTATTTATAATTAACCCGAAAGGGGTTCCTTTAATGACAaaaccttttaaatctttttaattgctctgcccttgTCAGTCAGTTACTTATCTTTTAGTACTTATATCTCTGTGCATGTGGTGTTCGGGTCATATCGCTCAATCAATGGTGTTTCATCTTATACGATTACGATAtattaaaggaaaagtcaatttaatcttcgtTCTCTCTCTTCTATATCATATAGCAATTTCCTTAGAGACTCTTTGCATCCATTGACTGTAAAGTTTACCATtcaggggattaaatatggcttACTGATCTTTGTCTGATAAATTTGCCTTCGTGACCTTCAATGTATACTGGCTTATCATATTTCAAACTTCCTTCTGCCAGAGTCTTATTAAGACGATAGAATGAACATGGCAAATAACCTGAGATTACAATTTGAAGTAAATATATTTGGttctaattttcattataaaaatgaaaaccataccttatgaaatatatatgctcggcaagaataacgagagagagagagagagagagagagagagagagagagagagagatagagagagagccaGGATCTAACCTCTGGTTAATCCtctgagattagtcaaaaaggaaggacacCTGTCATAAAgcagctacgctttatcagtttcactccgtTTCGATGGCTAGTGTCTAAGTATAGTGTTAATTTTTCCTTCaagtggttgaattattttgacacaaTTACGCTCTACACTGGATCaaaaatcgtctcagcggccacgacagattagtTTTACTACAGTAAATAACTGATACGCCGAAAGGTAATACAAATGGACTTTCAACTAAAGTTACAGCTTCTCATGATTTCGTTTGAGATATTCTAGCTAAGAAGTGGAATTGAAGAATGTAACTCATGATTCTTTCTAAAACTATATTAGTGTTATATTCTGTCATTTGATCTAAGGTCATAAGGGTTTCATTGCTTAACAATATGATAGATAAAAGTGAACTGTATTTGAATGCAAAGATTGTAAGATATTTGATATGTGATttaattttcaacataaaaatttAAACAGGGGAAAAAATTATTCTTTGGTAACATGATATTCCACGCTATTCTTGTTTGCGTGTGGTTATTGCTTTTTAAATAATCGTGTCcgaaaagtttattctttttttataacgGTTGTTACCATACTCTATATTTCATTCTAGCATTCAATAGAAATACTGTCATTATTCTACTTTAATGAGATTCTAATATCCATGTCTTTGTTATTTCGATGCAGGATGCCTCCGAAAAAGATAACCCCGAATAGCACCATTCGTACGCGGATGGGGTCAGTCAGGAAGGCCAAGTATTCTAAACAGTCGACTCGTAATGTAAACGGTCAGTTATCCTCCAATGAAGCTTCCCCTCAGTTGTCCAGTTCCTCCTCCGGCGGGTCAGCCTTGAAACCGCTCTCCAGCGGCAGGAGAGGCAGACCGCCTAGCCGGTCCTTCTCCAACAACAAGAGGAGCGGATctccttcaaagaccttacccaGATTGAGTAGGAGAGAATCTTATCCTCAGTTCGTCTCCACCAGGAACAGAAGTGAATCTCCTCTACAGTCCCCAAACAGCCAAAGGACCAAGACACCCTCTGATGACCAAGACTCGGCTTCTGAAGCCTCAGTGATCCTTTTCCCTTGCAAGAATTGTGGAAGAAGATTCGGGTCGAGACAGAGACTCAACATCCACAGATCTGTGCATTTCCAAGAGCACTATTACTCCTGCCTGACCTGCTTCAAGACCTTCCCTTCCCTTCCAGCCCTTCAACTACACCAGACTATCCACAAGACTCTCCGGTGTGCCACTTGTGGATTATCCTTCCAGGACTTCCGTTCCCTCAGATTCCATCATTTGAATCACCCACTGGAGTCCTTAGAAGAGGCAAATAATAATCAACATCCTTCGGGGACGTCTGGCCTTTTGGGTTTTATCTCTTGATGTATACTAAGAAGGTCTTTGATGAGGAAAAtgataatacatatattttttattatctgttAATTCGTTCGTTTTATGCCGTTTGGAGAAGCATTTCAGTATATAACCATTTCTATATTCCTCTGTCAGTTAGGGTTTATTCTTTTAATATATCCATCCATTCTAAAACTATGTATTTAGATTTTTTATGTTATgagtaattataaaatttattcctTTATAGCCAACTTAGTCTATCTTTCATGGCTATTGCATTACTGCACAATCTTATTCAAAGTTATCCTATGTAAATACAGAAGACTCAAAAAATCTTGAATTCTAACATGTTCCTCCCTGAAGGATGATTTCCTGATTGTAATACAAAGTTAATATTTccacaaaaataaagataataaagccTTCATTCCCTAATGTTCTGTTGTCCTCCAATGAAATTAAATAATGTTTTCTGTATAGTGTCCCATATTAAAATCTATCTAAAAGACGTCTTTCTTAATCATAGAGTCCATAACGAATGACTTGAGAATAGCTAcgaaatacaaaaggaaaaaaaaaaaaattctgtataatGAAATTGGTTTCTTTACTCATACCAACACAAATTTAGGGATGGTGTTCAGCCTCTTCCCTGCTTGTAAGATGAGACAGAAATCTACAACAACAACGCCTCTTCCAGATGGGTTCtactctgaatatttttttttctcttagaattATTGAAGGCAAtaatattaaaaccaaaattagAGGAAGATTCTTTATAACTGCACATTTTAATTGGACAATttgttagatagataaatatgtatcttTGTCTTCTATGGTTTAAGACGTATTTGAATCTACACTATAAGATTAGAattaatcaaaatctctctctctctctctctctctcactctctctctcctctctctctaagttcATAGAGACAGCTAAGGGGCTCCATATAAAAACCTACATGCATTTACCGTTATCCCGTATCTCCAAAACTAAATGAAAACGTTTCTTGCTTATACAAGCTCTCCGTATTTTACCAAATAAATGTTAAATCTGGGGATATCTATGAAATTGTGAAtggctttcctctctctctctctctctcctctctctctctctctctctctctctctcctcgttgttAACTGTATGCTGTTTAATGACGGATGATTGGATTGTGATAGCAGCCCCTATCATAATTCAATCCTCCATCATTTTCAATATACAAGAAGTCACTTCTAAAATACAGCTGCGATTTAAATCTCCCACCTGGTATCCTTTCCAGATGTTTCCACTAATTTTGCCTCTAGGGAAATTGAACGTTGGAGAGTTTTATCAGGTAAGGCTCTTAATGCGGATCTTCTTATCTCAAATCTGATATGGGTTCAAGGTTAATTTATGTTATTGGAAACGATGTATCTTTTCCAAGTAGGCAAGGCTATATTTCCCTAGTTGTTTTAAAATGAATGGAAATTATAACaataaattctgtttatttctaaaccctaaatattattttctttttgttgaatATTGTAATATTGCACTtaattttttagattatttaatagTTCTGTAAGCTCATGCCTTACTAAACTTGCGCTTGTTTGATAGAAAAGTAAACATGAATTGCTTAGGAGAAAATAATTACTCTTGGATTTTTTGTCCCGAGTCTTTAGTGTCATATGCCCGAAATTCCACCGGGTTACGACTAGATAAGAtgggaaaatacaaaaataacaacatGAATGTCCAAGACTTTCTCGTTAGTCATGGAGAGGCGTTATTTTTTTCTTAAGTGCTTTTATGTAAAACACTTTTGGGTATGTCCTATATAACTACTCTTGTTTAGAACTTGCGTGAAAGTACGATCATGAGGCAATTCCTTATGATTCAAGGTCTTCGACGGTGAAGCCCTGTCATAGATTTACTTGAACCAGCTGCCCTGAT
Protein-coding regions in this window:
- the LOC137619771 gene encoding zinc finger protein 689-like — encoded protein: MPPKKITPNSTIRTRMGSVRKAKYSKQSTRNVNGQLSSNEASPQLSSSSSGGSALKPLSSGRRGRPPSRSFSNNKRSGSPSKTLPRLSRRESYPQFVSTRNRSESPLQSPNSQRTKTPSDDQDSASEASVILFPCKNCGRRFGSRQRLNIHRSVHFQEHYYSCLTCFKTFPSLPALQLHQTIHKTLRCATCGLSFQDFRSLRFHHLNHPLESLEEANNNQHPSGTSGLLGFIS